A window of the Radiobacillus deserti genome harbors these coding sequences:
- a CDS encoding YndJ family protein, with protein sequence MNMKTVSIGNLLLLLILIFFQSYAWYYLLLTVAQLVFVPLVLHILLETKGEKHPFLVFLFTIASVAVFTLQVTGDTMLDGFLVCLYILYTAVIAFIGIKRFLQRGFVHMEECLIELGMIHLLVGGAWYLAFQLNLNLGFSPIITWLTAIHFHYAGFLLLVFIGFLGRIQKVKSYSFIAFTACVAPWVVAIGISFSRFLEVVSVLVYMVAIYGGIYLACKTPYERKLQKALIPISFLALGVSIVFSLLYAVGNWTGLFHVSLSFMLLFHGGTNGLLFAAIGVLGWYLGAPSSKAKEWNFPISNIRGWRKKRELEKLSEPVQGLVEDMDIYRLQALDREVRRFYENTNRYQLLARVYWHPWFLPFAGLYKIISRFVQQINLPLTPREIEMTGQVVKVDDAEDGRESVRAWIRKVDNQTVFVALYSFHTTKATTYMNIALPLPFSTMIGILKLEEEKGKRLSLSSKDNGEAGIYLAIGKSRMKLPLQEHFTVSTKEKGNLEAIHRMTIFSIPFLTIQYTIKQKD encoded by the coding sequence ATGAATATGAAAACAGTCTCGATTGGTAATCTCCTACTATTACTCATTTTAATCTTTTTTCAGTCTTATGCCTGGTATTATTTATTATTAACTGTAGCTCAGCTCGTTTTTGTTCCTCTTGTATTACATATACTTTTAGAAACAAAAGGGGAGAAGCATCCTTTTCTTGTTTTCCTATTCACTATAGCATCTGTAGCCGTCTTTACCTTACAAGTAACAGGAGACACGATGCTGGATGGATTTTTGGTATGCCTTTATATCTTATACACAGCGGTCATTGCTTTCATTGGAATCAAGCGGTTTTTACAGCGAGGTTTTGTTCATATGGAAGAATGCTTGATTGAATTAGGAATGATTCATCTGCTAGTAGGGGGAGCATGGTATCTGGCATTTCAGCTAAACTTGAATCTAGGCTTTTCTCCTATTATTACTTGGTTAACTGCTATTCATTTTCACTATGCCGGGTTCCTTTTGCTAGTCTTCATCGGCTTCCTCGGTCGTATTCAAAAAGTTAAATCTTATTCGTTTATCGCTTTTACGGCGTGTGTGGCGCCTTGGGTTGTCGCAATTGGAATCTCTTTTTCGAGATTTTTAGAGGTGGTTTCGGTCCTTGTTTACATGGTTGCGATATATGGCGGGATCTACTTAGCATGCAAAACGCCTTACGAAAGGAAGCTACAAAAAGCGCTGATTCCCATCTCCTTTCTTGCTTTAGGTGTTAGCATAGTATTCTCCCTGTTGTATGCAGTCGGAAATTGGACGGGCCTATTCCATGTTAGCTTGTCCTTTATGCTATTATTCCACGGTGGGACAAATGGTCTATTATTTGCCGCGATAGGGGTGCTTGGTTGGTATTTAGGAGCGCCAAGTTCAAAAGCAAAGGAATGGAATTTCCCAATTAGTAACATAAGAGGTTGGAGGAAGAAAAGAGAGCTAGAGAAGCTTTCGGAGCCAGTACAAGGATTAGTAGAGGATATGGATATCTATCGTTTACAAGCATTGGATCGTGAGGTTCGAAGGTTTTATGAGAATACGAACCGTTATCAATTGTTAGCCCGTGTGTATTGGCATCCCTGGTTTCTGCCATTTGCAGGTCTATATAAAATCATCAGTAGATTCGTTCAACAAATCAATCTTCCACTTACACCGAGGGAAATAGAGATGACAGGTCAAGTTGTAAAGGTGGATGATGCGGAGGACGGCAGAGAATCTGTTCGAGCATGGATTCGTAAAGTAGACAATCAAACCGTTTTCGTAGCCTTATATTCGTTCCACACAACGAAAGCGACAACTTATATGAATATCGCTTTGCCATTGCCATTTTCGACAATGATTGGGATTTTGAAACTCGAAGAAGAAAAAGGAAAGCGTCTAAGCTTATCTAGCAAAGATAATGGGGAAGCGGGAATCTACTTGGCTATTGGGAAAAGTAGAATGAAGTTACCTCTGCAAGAACACTTTACGGTATCTACTAAAGAGAAAGGAAATTTAGAGGCAATCCATCGAATGACGATTTTTTCTATACCATTTTTAACAATCCAATACACTATTAAACAAAAAGATTAA
- a CDS encoding GGDEF domain-containing protein has product MAGLDVNLDQKTLVRGILNTLWMVIGLYVIMTSVNMLFTYQEIGSFFGQTVLSPVLQLVLTMLFLELVTYKEVEYVDYILITGMNGIACIIMFAIYDKPLTTFILVFPMLISLFFYKIHLLFYSVFLAFLSFIVVYYFVYRDYLELTASDYLLVIALFIGATLIIGRFLRHHSLVRAKLLEIMGEKRELTLKNVHMERLNRIDPVTELYNHRSFHEHLDSIFRIDNPEELDVHVAVLDIDNFKSVNDRFGHLAGDRVIAIVARQIHQHLSADDFASRYGGEEFSIVSIGKSTDDFHQQVEEIRLSLSQVHHQELNGEQVTISIGVQKLAAGMDKETLFHAADDSLYMAKRAGKNRTVVNRGDFKTESITNENP; this is encoded by the coding sequence ATGGCTGGACTGGATGTAAATCTCGACCAAAAGACTCTAGTTCGTGGAATTTTAAATACGCTTTGGATGGTCATTGGGCTTTATGTAATAATGACCTCCGTGAATATGCTTTTTACGTATCAGGAGATTGGTAGCTTTTTTGGGCAAACCGTGTTATCCCCTGTCCTACAACTTGTTTTAACGATGCTTTTTTTAGAGCTCGTTACGTATAAAGAAGTAGAATATGTGGATTACATCCTAATTACAGGGATGAATGGGATTGCTTGTATTATTATGTTTGCTATTTACGACAAGCCCTTAACTACGTTTATACTTGTCTTTCCTATGTTGATATCGTTATTTTTTTATAAAATACATTTATTGTTCTATTCGGTTTTCTTAGCATTTTTATCTTTTATTGTTGTTTATTACTTTGTGTATAGAGATTATTTAGAATTAACAGCTTCAGACTACTTGCTAGTTATTGCATTATTTATTGGTGCGACATTAATCATCGGTCGATTTTTACGTCACCACTCTCTTGTAAGGGCAAAGCTCCTTGAAATCATGGGAGAAAAACGGGAGTTGACATTAAAAAATGTTCATATGGAACGCTTAAATCGTATCGATCCTGTCACAGAGCTTTATAATCACCGTTCTTTTCATGAACATTTAGACTCTATTTTCAGAATTGACAATCCAGAAGAGTTAGACGTCCATGTGGCGGTTTTAGATATTGACAATTTTAAATCGGTAAACGATCGTTTCGGTCATTTAGCAGGAGATCGTGTTATTGCGATTGTCGCTCGACAAATTCATCAACATTTATCTGCTGACGATTTTGCCTCTCGGTATGGAGGCGAAGAGTTTTCCATTGTGAGTATTGGGAAATCAACAGACGACTTCCATCAACAGGTAGAAGAAATACGCTTAAGCTTATCCCAAGTTCACCATCAGGAGTTAAATGGCGAGCAGGTCACGATTAGTATAGGCGTGCAAAAGCTAGCGGCGGGGATGGACAAAGAAACCTTGTTCCATGCAGCCGACGATTCCTTGTATATGGCGAAACGAGCAGGAAAAAATAGGACGGTAGTAAACCGGGGAGACTTTAAGACAGAATCCATTACGAATGAAAACCCGTAG
- a CDS encoding helix-turn-helix domain-containing protein yields MYLTVKETAEYLQLSESKIEALIHHNKIRAIHDGKEFLINREQFDTHLEQVEKLHQMMQEYLNEPIPESMDVKDED; encoded by the coding sequence ATGTATTTAACGGTCAAAGAAACGGCTGAATATCTTCAACTTTCAGAGTCAAAAATTGAAGCATTAATTCATCATAATAAAATTCGTGCAATCCATGATGGAAAAGAATTTTTAATAAATCGAGAGCAGTTTGATACTCATTTAGAGCAGGTTGAAAAGCTCCATCAGATGATGCAGGAATATTTAAATGAGCCGATTCCAGAAAGCATGGACGTAAAGGACGAAGACTAA
- a CDS encoding DUF4179 domain-containing protein, protein MNCRKCQVQLPKYMNGKLSPEKKEKLEAHLHTCPTCMNIYERLKNKPVKKKIEWTPKKLGIIAGSVVFLVFLLAVTGAFGKVSAWWSGFQVSDNQSLEDIKQFGVGNSVNLKAESNGIEMRITHVVADDIQTYIYYEVEDLEKERKWAISGRTPLYIDAERGVLDYTKALSGNYMISNVQNRNKSEDSSVFKGRIGIVPLQEDKTESDIKLKIKQLVEISTLPIEEEMRYGIYNMEGGKTVQGEWSFTVPVEKQEIKEEEINQDVTIAGHDIHVTKLTVAPTTTLLHYEYEIPEPDEQSNYMMNSKFFDFEYLKSGNEVYEPEHTSLTLNNQGSSSTRDLVIEEIPFQSMYFSPPNQLEAKVRMIQETIAVNETFSLDPYSKEPQTFPFQGSTISVENIKLGAPTTLIVRTPYTKERNFEDIFYDIHTKPESVSIEVEGTESFIIDQDGNTYTGTEPIPEGVSARFFPTEQRMTLESGKDEEPVPISLQIHSYTKTTYPSESIHIEW, encoded by the coding sequence ATGAATTGTAGAAAATGTCAGGTCCAATTGCCAAAATATATGAATGGAAAGCTGTCACCAGAGAAAAAAGAGAAGCTGGAGGCTCACTTACATACGTGCCCAACATGCATGAACATCTATGAAAGATTAAAAAATAAGCCTGTAAAGAAAAAGATAGAGTGGACACCGAAGAAGCTAGGGATTATCGCTGGTTCGGTTGTCTTCCTTGTTTTTCTTCTGGCGGTTACAGGTGCATTTGGAAAGGTATCCGCATGGTGGAGTGGATTCCAAGTTTCCGATAATCAAAGCTTAGAAGATATTAAACAATTCGGGGTTGGGAACAGTGTAAACCTCAAGGCGGAAAGCAACGGAATTGAAATGAGGATTACCCATGTTGTTGCAGACGACATTCAAACATACATTTATTATGAAGTGGAAGATTTAGAGAAAGAGAGAAAGTGGGCCATTAGTGGTCGTACTCCACTTTACATTGATGCAGAACGCGGAGTATTAGATTACACAAAAGCACTTAGCGGAAACTACATGATTTCCAATGTGCAGAATCGAAATAAAAGCGAGGACTCATCTGTGTTTAAAGGGCGAATTGGTATTGTGCCGCTGCAGGAAGACAAGACAGAATCTGATATTAAATTAAAAATTAAACAACTAGTAGAAATATCCACACTTCCAATAGAAGAAGAAATGAGATATGGCATCTATAATATGGAGGGAGGAAAAACGGTTCAAGGAGAGTGGAGCTTTACGGTTCCCGTGGAAAAACAAGAAATAAAAGAGGAAGAAATTAATCAGGATGTTACCATTGCAGGTCACGACATTCATGTTACGAAACTAACGGTCGCACCGACGACTACATTATTGCATTATGAATATGAGATTCCTGAACCGGATGAACAGTCTAATTACATGATGAACAGTAAGTTCTTCGATTTCGAGTATTTAAAAAGTGGGAACGAAGTGTATGAACCGGAGCACACCAGTCTGACATTAAATAATCAAGGCTCGAGTTCCACTAGAGATTTGGTAATAGAAGAGATTCCGTTTCAGTCCATGTACTTTTCTCCACCTAATCAGTTGGAAGCAAAGGTTCGAATGATTCAGGAGACAATCGCGGTTAATGAAACCTTTTCTCTCGACCCATATAGTAAAGAACCGCAAACCTTTCCGTTTCAAGGATCCACCATTTCAGTGGAAAATATAAAGCTAGGGGCACCAACGACATTAATCGTACGGACACCATATACTAAAGAAAGAAATTTTGAGGACATTTTTTATGACATACATACAAAGCCGGAATCTGTTTCGATTGAGGTTGAAGGTACGGAGAGCTTCATTATAGACCAAGATGGAAATACCTATACAGGTACAGAACCAATACCAGAAGGTGTATCCGCGCGATTCTTTCCAACTGAACAAAGAATGACACTCGAATCTGGGAAGGATGAAGAGCCAGTGCCAATTAGCCTCCAAATTCATAGTTATACAAAAACGACTTATCCAAGTGAATCCATTCATATTGAATGGTGA